One segment of Campylobacter hominis ATCC BAA-381 DNA contains the following:
- a CDS encoding ATP-dependent helicase, which produces MGHNLIIASAGTGKTSTIVARISHLLSLGVNPKKILLLTFTNKAANEMISRLSMKFDEKITSQITAGTFHSVSYSLLKKLNKGVVLKQPSELKILLKSIAARRRFDHISDVKPYGGVYLYDIYSLFQNKELKENFSDWFSKNYEEQAAFSDIYADILEEFEAQKAKFGYADFNDLLIRMRKELIKGAPVAFDEILVDEYQDTNTLQGSLIDSFNTKSLFCVGDFDQSIYAFNGANINIIGSFGMRYKDAKVYNLNINYRSSSQILALANRVISNNERLYPKKLIVGREGNFKNPKLYIYDEIMSQYKSVAQMIHKLLQNDTKGENIAVIFRNNSSADGIEIALRELEIQSKRKGSISFFDSKEVKAATNLLAILVNQKDIMSFINLCEYGATIGAAMSRELFEIFTNIGHNSIVNGFLCPDMNVQILPKKRKNVQLGLFDDEFFGSASRFGDLGFYNEFAKNPVFKFERLTELGAKFLYKIYKFLKSVRNFDDTDEILKNIQNSEIFAHIADFLATKRATQRNGKLDEIRKKDEITKIYNKLEILNEIALKYPNAERFYNFLTIGSKEIDEGEGVNLLSVHASKGLEFDAVFVVDLAQNRFPNTKLMLTGGNIEEERRLFYVAVTRARNELTLSFAKFDKIRKITYEASVFLKEAGLVK; this is translated from the coding sequence ATGGGACACAATCTAATAATAGCAAGCGCAGGAACCGGTAAAACTTCGACGATAGTGGCGCGTATTTCGCATCTTTTAAGTTTAGGTGTAAATCCAAAAAAAATTTTACTTTTAACTTTTACAAATAAAGCTGCAAATGAAATGATATCGCGTTTATCGATGAAATTTGACGAAAAAATAACTTCGCAAATAACCGCAGGAACTTTTCATTCCGTTTCTTATTCTTTGCTTAAAAAGTTGAATAAAGGCGTAGTATTGAAGCAGCCGAGCGAACTTAAAATTTTACTGAAATCAATTGCGGCAAGGCGAAGATTTGATCATATCAGCGATGTAAAACCGTATGGCGGAGTGTATCTTTATGATATTTATTCGCTATTTCAAAATAAAGAGTTAAAAGAAAATTTCAGCGATTGGTTTAGCAAAAACTATGAAGAGCAGGCGGCTTTTTCCGATATTTATGCCGATATTCTTGAAGAATTTGAAGCTCAAAAGGCTAAATTCGGTTATGCTGATTTTAACGATTTACTGATTAGAATGCGAAAAGAGCTTATAAAAGGTGCACCGGTTGCATTCGATGAAATTTTGGTTGATGAGTATCAGGATACAAACACGCTTCAAGGTTCATTAATTGATTCTTTTAATACAAAAAGTCTATTTTGCGTTGGCGATTTCGATCAAAGCATTTATGCGTTTAACGGTGCAAATATCAACATAATAGGCTCTTTCGGCATGCGTTATAAAGACGCTAAAGTGTATAATCTGAATATAAATTATCGCTCATCATCTCAAATTTTGGCGCTTGCAAATCGTGTCATTTCAAACAACGAAAGACTTTATCCAAAAAAGCTTATAGTTGGCAGAGAAGGCAATTTTAAAAACCCTAAATTATATATTTACGATGAAATTATGTCGCAATATAAAAGCGTGGCGCAGATGATACATAAACTTTTACAAAACGACACAAAAGGCGAAAATATCGCCGTGATTTTTCGCAATAATTCAAGCGCAGACGGTATTGAAATCGCGTTAAGAGAGCTTGAAATACAAAGCAAAAGAAAAGGCTCTATTAGTTTTTTTGACAGCAAGGAAGTTAAAGCGGCTACAAATTTGCTTGCGATTTTAGTAAATCAAAAAGATATAATGTCTTTTATAAATCTTTGCGAATATGGTGCTACAATCGGCGCTGCAATGAGTAGGGAGCTGTTTGAAATTTTTACAAATATAGGGCATAACTCTATTGTAAACGGATTTTTATGCCCTGATATGAATGTGCAAATTTTACCAAAAAAACGTAAAAACGTTCAACTTGGACTTTTCGACGATGAATTTTTCGGTTCGGCGTCAAGATTTGGGGATTTAGGTTTTTATAATGAGTTTGCGAAAAATCCTGTGTTTAAATTTGAAAGACTGACCGAACTTGGAGCGAAATTTTTATATAAAATTTATAAATTTCTTAAAAGTGTGCGAAATTTCGATGATACCGATGAAATTTTAAAAAACATTCAAAATAGCGAAATTTTTGCTCATATAGCGGATTTTTTAGCTACAAAAAGAGCTACACAAAGAAACGGCAAATTGGATGAAATTCGTAAAAAAGATGAAATAACAAAAATTTACAATAAACTTGAAATTTTAAATGAAATTGCGCTTAAATATCCAAATGCCGAGCGTTTTTATAATTTTTTAACAATCGGAAGCAAAGAGATTGATGAAGGCGAGGGCGTTAATTTACTTAGCGTACATGCAAGTAAAGGGCTTGAGTTTGACGCTGTTTTTGTGGTTGATTTAGCGCAAAACCGTTTTCCAAACACAAAATTAATGTTAACAGGCGGAAATATTGAAGAAGAGCGCAGGCTTTTTTATGTAGCCGTTACAAGGGCCAGAAATGAACTTACGCTAAGCTTCGCAAAATTTGATAAAATCAGAAAAATAACTTATGAAGCGAGTGTTTTTTTAAAAGAAGCGGGACTCGTAAAATAA
- a CDS encoding Dps family protein, with protein MSKVVEQLNKIQADAWALTLKFHNYHWNVKGNMFHTVHVYTEKAYDEFFELFDAVAERAIMIGGKAIVCPKKIIELSKAPECKKDDFSCIEIYGLIKADYEYLLKELKKLRKAAEEADDSTTQALAEDNIAKYEKEIWMLNQTIA; from the coding sequence ATGTCAAAAGTAGTTGAGCAATTAAACAAAATTCAAGCTGATGCGTGGGCATTGACCCTAAAATTTCATAATTATCATTGGAATGTAAAAGGAAATATGTTTCACACAGTTCACGTTTATACGGAAAAAGCTTATGATGAGTTTTTTGAATTATTTGATGCTGTTGCGGAGCGCGCAATAATGATAGGCGGCAAAGCTATTGTCTGCCCTAAAAAAATTATCGAATTAAGTAAAGCACCAGAGTGCAAAAAAGATGATTTTTCGTGCATTGAAATTTACGGTCTTATAAAAGCTGATTACGAATATTTATTAAAAGAGCTTAAAAAATTGCGTAAAGCGGCTGAAGAAGCTGACGACAGCACAACACAAGCTTTGGCTGAAGATAATATCGCTAAATACGAAAAAGAAATTTGGATGCTAAATCAAACAATAGCATAA
- a CDS encoding phosphatidylglycerophosphatase A family protein: MIKCFVTFFGIGLIRPASGTWGSLAGVIIGYFILKFLGASALFGISFLIFLISINIINNYEKTVQSHDNSEIVIDEAVGVWIAMSISCAFVFGENDDILEGQFYILSIILSFIYFRAFDILKPSIIGKIDREVKGGLGVMLDDVLAGFFAGIGVLMTLGIIFKLGYTKILF, translated from the coding sequence ATGATTAAATGTTTTGTGACATTTTTTGGAATTGGTTTAATTCGTCCTGCCAGCGGAACTTGGGGAAGTTTAGCAGGAGTAATTATCGGTTATTTTATACTGAAATTTTTAGGAGCAAGCGCTCTTTTTGGAATTTCATTTTTAATATTTTTAATTTCCATAAATATAATAAATAATTACGAAAAAACCGTGCAAAGCCACGATAACAGCGAGATTGTGATTGATGAAGCTGTAGGCGTCTGGATAGCAATGTCGATTAGTTGCGCTTTTGTTTTTGGCGAAAACGATGATATTTTGGAAGGACAATTTTATATTTTAAGTATAATTTTATCTTTTATATATTTTCGTGCATTTGACATTTTGAAACCATCAATTATAGGTAAAATTGATAGAGAAGTAAAAGGCGGACTTGGGGTTATGCTTGATGATGTTTTAGCAGGATTTTTTGCCGGAATCGGTGTTTTGATGACTTTAGGAATTATTTTTAAGCTCGGTTATACGAAAATTTTGTTTTAA
- a CDS encoding replicative DNA helicase, whose translation MPSNLYDLDIERSILSSIFFNEDAFSEVFGIIDDKDFYLKAHADIFKAMMSCYSHDEPIDIGFVKKRLENNYNEEILSEILSLSALVDVEKYARELKDKSIRRNLLKIAVNVPKMVNEATPSKDLIDSVAQKIYELTDGVGSNRIKQMPEVIKTLVEKIAHQKDLENKDIVGLDTGFRYLNHYTKGFKDGEFIIIAARPAMGKTTFAISLISKIIQKGDAVVLFSLEMSSDDVAAKILSANTSIPLSNLMTASMSDEEYDRLSAACQELSEQKLFIYDSGYVNIHQVRTQLRKLKADHNEIKLCVIDYLGLMTSSGNFSERHLQIAEISRNLKLLAMELKIPIIALAQLNRNLDSRSNKRPMLSDLRESGAIEQDADIIMFVYRDEVYAEQAQKEREARAAELGKEIAITPARPLKNENEEEAEIIIAKNRRGEIGTVKLIFQKHFARFVDASFNTGGEMENFNSDTADFAQPEVSEFKE comes from the coding sequence ATTCCATCAAATCTTTATGATTTGGATATAGAAAGATCGATTTTAAGCTCGATTTTTTTTAATGAAGATGCGTTTAGCGAAGTTTTTGGGATAATTGACGATAAGGATTTTTATTTAAAAGCTCACGCCGATATATTCAAAGCGATGATGAGCTGTTATTCGCACGATGAGCCCATTGATATCGGCTTTGTAAAAAAACGTCTTGAAAATAATTATAATGAGGAAATTTTAAGCGAAATTTTATCGCTTTCGGCTCTTGTCGATGTTGAGAAATATGCACGCGAGTTGAAAGATAAATCAATTCGCAGAAATCTTTTAAAAATCGCTGTGAATGTACCTAAAATGGTAAATGAAGCTACTCCAAGTAAAGATTTGATAGATTCTGTAGCGCAAAAAATTTATGAATTAACAGATGGTGTAGGAAGCAACCGCATAAAACAAATGCCTGAAGTCATTAAAACACTTGTGGAAAAAATCGCTCATCAAAAAGATTTGGAAAATAAAGATATAGTCGGACTGGATACAGGTTTTAGATATTTGAATCATTACACAAAAGGTTTTAAAGATGGCGAGTTTATTATTATTGCCGCTCGTCCGGCTATGGGAAAAACAACATTTGCAATTTCTTTGATTTCAAAAATCATACAAAAAGGCGATGCTGTTGTGCTTTTTTCGCTTGAAATGTCGTCTGATGACGTGGCTGCTAAAATTTTAAGCGCAAATACAAGCATTCCATTGTCAAATCTGATGACAGCAAGTATGAGCGATGAAGAATATGACAGACTTAGCGCCGCCTGCCAGGAACTTAGCGAGCAAAAGCTTTTTATTTACGACAGCGGATATGTTAATATTCATCAGGTAAGAACGCAGTTAAGAAAGCTTAAAGCCGATCACAATGAAATAAAACTTTGTGTAATTGATTATTTGGGACTTATGACAAGCAGCGGAAATTTTAGTGAAAGACATTTGCAAATCGCCGAAATTTCAAGAAATTTAAAACTTCTTGCTATGGAACTTAAAATTCCGATTATCGCACTTGCACAATTAAACAGAAATTTAGACAGCAGATCGAATAAACGCCCGATGTTAAGTGATTTACGTGAATCAGGAGCTATCGAGCAGGACGCCGATATTATTATGTTTGTATATAGAGATGAAGTTTATGCCGAGCAGGCTCAAAAAGAGCGTGAAGCAAGAGCGGCAGAACTTGGAAAAGAGATCGCCATAACTCCTGCACGTCCTTTAAAAAATGAAAATGAAGAAGAGGCCGAAATAATCATCGCTAAAAACCGTCGCGGCGAAATAGGAACGGTAAAACTTATATTTCAAAAACATTTTGCGCGTTTTGTGGATGCAAGTTTCAATACCGGTGGAGAAATGGAAAATTTTAATAGCGATACGGCTGATTTCGCGCAACCTGAAGTAAGCGAGTTTAAAGAGTAA
- the ispG gene encoding flavodoxin-dependent (E)-4-hydroxy-3-methylbut-2-enyl-diphosphate synthase: MRYKTKKIFAGNVAIGGDAPISVQSMTFSKTKDIKATLEQINRLYFAGCDIVRCAVLDNKDAEALEEIKKESPLPIVADIHFNYRHALKTAKFVDAIRLNPGNIGGSERIKAVVGACKERNLPIRIGVNSGSLEEKFEKKYGRTPKGMVESALYNIDLLEKENFTDIVVSLKSSDTIKTIKAYKALRKKCEYPFHLGVTEAGTEFHATIKSAIALGNLLIAGIGDTIRVSITGELEKEIKVARAILQDSGIQQSGVNIISCPTCGRLQCDLVTAVKKIETSLKDIKAPLNVSVMGCVVNAIGEAKGADVAIAFGKGNGLIIKKGKIVAKLSENELVERFLEEVKNEAEKYE, translated from the coding sequence ATGAGATATAAAACCAAAAAAATTTTTGCAGGAAATGTCGCTATCGGCGGCGATGCACCTATTTCCGTGCAATCTATGACTTTTTCAAAAACAAAAGATATAAAAGCAACTCTTGAACAAATAAATCGCTTATATTTTGCAGGTTGCGATATCGTGCGTTGCGCCGTTTTAGATAATAAAGATGCGGAGGCTTTAGAGGAAATTAAAAAAGAAAGTCCGCTTCCGATTGTAGCCGATATTCATTTTAATTATCGCCATGCGCTAAAAACGGCGAAATTTGTCGATGCCATTCGTTTAAATCCTGGAAATATCGGTGGAAGTGAGCGAATAAAAGCCGTTGTCGGAGCTTGCAAAGAACGGAATTTACCGATTAGAATCGGAGTAAACAGTGGCTCTTTGGAAGAAAAATTTGAAAAAAAATACGGCAGAACACCAAAAGGAATGGTGGAATCGGCTTTGTACAATATCGATTTATTGGAAAAAGAAAATTTTACCGATATCGTTGTTTCGCTAAAATCAAGTGATACGATAAAAACAATCAAAGCTTACAAAGCGCTTCGCAAAAAATGCGAATATCCTTTTCATCTTGGTGTTACGGAAGCTGGAACCGAATTTCATGCGACAATAAAAAGTGCCATTGCGCTTGGAAATTTGCTGATTGCAGGAATCGGTGATACGATAAGAGTAAGTATTACGGGCGAACTTGAAAAAGAGATAAAAGTGGCGCGCGCGATTTTGCAGGACAGCGGCATTCAACAAAGCGGTGTAAATATAATTTCGTGTCCTACTTGCGGACGTTTGCAATGTGATTTGGTAACTGCCGTCAAAAAAATAGAAACTTCGTTAAAAGATATTAAAGCGCCTTTAAATGTATCAGTTATGGGTTGCGTTGTAAATGCGATAGGCGAAGCGAAAGGAGCGGATGTGGCGATTGCATTCGGCAAAGGAAACGGCTTAATAATAAAAAAAGGTAAAATCGTAGCAAAATTAAGTGAAAACGAGCTTGTAGAAAGATTTTTGGAAGAAGTAAAAAATGAGGCGGAAAAATATGAATAA
- the hemW gene encoding radical SAM family heme chaperone HemW, translating into MHIYIHIPFCESKCKYCAFGSFSDKFDLVNDYFKALVLEISHFNFDEKISTLFIGGGTPSVVEAKFYAPVFEILRPHFKNLTEISIEANPNSANLKWLKEMRNLGVNRISFGAQSFNDEKLKFLGRIHSAKQIENAVQNAKIAGFDNINIDLIYDTKFDTKDNLKFELKNISNLKISHISAYSLILEKGTEFYGKKSYKKDSSVLAGFLFKNLAEIGFKQYEISNFGRICEHNFSYWKGEDYAGFGAYAVGTINKTRKTSPDLFSYLKNPLKKSIEILNDKDIKTERILLGMRSSVGFSRKILNEKELKKAEILLQSGKILFKNGRFYNTNFLLADEIALFILC; encoded by the coding sequence TTGCATATCTATATACATATACCTTTTTGTGAAAGCAAATGCAAATACTGCGCTTTTGGTTCATTCAGCGATAAATTCGATTTGGTGAATGATTATTTTAAAGCCCTTGTTCTTGAAATTTCACATTTTAATTTTGATGAAAAAATCAGTACTTTATTTATCGGTGGCGGCACTCCAAGTGTGGTCGAAGCTAAATTTTACGCACCTGTTTTTGAAATTTTGCGCCCTCATTTTAAAAATTTAACTGAAATTTCTATAGAAGCCAATCCGAACTCGGCAAATTTAAAATGGTTGAAAGAAATGCGAAATTTAGGGGTAAATCGAATAAGTTTCGGTGCTCAAAGTTTTAATGATGAAAAGCTTAAATTTTTAGGCCGTATTCATAGCGCCAAACAAATAGAAAATGCCGTGCAAAATGCTAAAATTGCAGGATTTGATAATATAAATATAGATCTAATTTATGACACGAAATTTGATACTAAGGATAATTTGAAATTTGAGCTGAAAAATATTTCAAATCTTAAAATTTCGCATATCAGCGCCTATTCTTTGATTTTGGAAAAAGGTACTGAATTTTACGGCAAAAAAAGTTATAAAAAAGATAGTTCGGTTTTAGCCGGTTTTTTATTTAAAAATCTTGCCGAAATCGGTTTTAAACAATATGAAATTTCAAATTTCGGGCGTATTTGTGAACATAATTTTTCTTATTGGAAAGGTGAAGATTATGCAGGGTTCGGTGCTTATGCCGTCGGAACGATAAATAAAACAAGAAAAACTTCACCGGATCTGTTTTCTTATTTAAAAAATCCTTTAAAAAAATCCATTGAAATTTTAAATGATAAAGACATAAAAACGGAAAGAATTTTGCTTGGTATGAGATCAAGCGTCGGCTTTTCACGCAAAATTCTAAATGAAAAAGAGCTGAAAAAAGCTGAAATTTTACTTCAAAGCGGCAAAATTTTGTTTAAAAACGGTAGGTTTTACAATACAAATTTCTTGCTTGCCGATGAAATAGCACTTTTTATTCTGTGTTAA
- a CDS encoding RNA pyrophosphohydrolase, translated as MEKNYRPNVAGIILSPSYPFKCEVFIAQRSDIKGAWQFPQGGIDEGETPQIAILRELKEEIGTNNVDIITSCPDLYSYDFPEAVREKMKPFDGQRQKYFLLRLKSLNGINLHTKHPEFDLFKFVDIKDVLNLVNHFKKGIYSKVLKYFKEEGYI; from the coding sequence ATGGAAAAAAATTATAGACCAAATGTCGCAGGAATCATACTTTCACCGAGTTATCCTTTTAAATGTGAAGTTTTTATAGCACAAAGAAGCGATATAAAAGGTGCTTGGCAGTTTCCACAAGGCGGGATTGATGAAGGTGAAACACCGCAAATCGCTATTTTGCGAGAATTAAAAGAGGAAATCGGCACAAATAATGTCGATATTATAACTTCTTGCCCGGATTTGTACAGCTACGACTTTCCTGAAGCCGTAAGAGAGAAAATGAAGCCGTTTGACGGACAAAGACAAAAATATTTTTTACTTCGTTTAAAAAGCTTGAACGGCATAAATTTACATACAAAACATCCGGAGTTTGATCTTTTCAAATTTGTTGATATAAAAGATGTATTGAATTTGGTTAACCATTTTAAAAAAGGAATTTACAGCAAAGTTTTAAAATACTTCAAAGAGGAAGGATACATTTAA
- a CDS encoding aspartate kinase, with translation MLIVQKYGGTSVGTLERIDAVAERVIKTKKEGNKVVVIVSAMSGVTNRLIEYANFFTNEPLGREMDLLLSAGERVTSSLLAIALSAKGYPAIAFSGRQAGMITDHFHTKARISAINPENINKALQDDKIVVVAGFQGVDENGDVTTLGRGGSDLSAVAIAGAINADVCEIYTDVDGVYTTDPRIEPKAKKLDQVSYDEMLELASLGAKVLQNRSVELAKKLNVNLITRSSFNDHEGTLITGEEKMEDAIISGIALDRNQARITVRKVVDRPGVAAEIFSALAKEEINVDMIIQNVGRDGTTNLGFTVPENELHKAYEIIQKVNPNSGEVIESDNEIVKVSIVGVGMKSHSGVASLAFQTLADEGINIQMISTSEIKISMIINEKYGELAVRALHKAYNLDK, from the coding sequence ATGTTAATCGTGCAAAAATACGGCGGAACCAGCGTTGGAACATTAGAGCGAATAGATGCGGTGGCTGAACGAGTCATAAAAACAAAAAAAGAAGGAAACAAAGTCGTAGTTATAGTTTCTGCGATGAGTGGCGTAACAAATCGCCTGATTGAATATGCCAATTTTTTTACTAACGAACCGTTAGGAAGAGAAATGGATCTTCTTTTAAGCGCCGGAGAAAGAGTGACAAGTTCACTTTTGGCAATCGCTCTTTCGGCAAAAGGTTATCCTGCGATTGCTTTTAGCGGACGACAAGCAGGTATGATTACTGATCATTTTCATACAAAAGCCAGAATTTCAGCCATAAATCCTGAAAATATAAATAAAGCTTTGCAAGACGATAAAATTGTCGTGGTGGCGGGGTTTCAAGGCGTAGATGAAAACGGAGACGTTACGACTTTGGGGCGTGGCGGAAGCGATTTGAGCGCTGTTGCGATTGCAGGAGCCATAAATGCCGATGTCTGCGAAATTTATACAGATGTTGACGGCGTTTACACTACAGATCCACGAATTGAACCGAAGGCTAAAAAACTTGATCAGGTAAGTTATGATGAAATGCTTGAACTTGCCAGTCTTGGGGCAAAAGTTTTACAAAATCGCTCTGTGGAACTTGCAAAAAAATTAAATGTAAACTTAATTACAAGAAGCAGTTTTAATGACCATGAAGGAACACTTATAACAGGAGAAGAAAAGATGGAAGATGCGATAATAAGCGGAATAGCACTTGATAGAAACCAAGCAAGAATAACAGTAAGAAAAGTCGTAGACAGACCTGGCGTTGCAGCTGAAATTTTTTCGGCTCTTGCAAAAGAAGAGATAAATGTAGATATGATTATCCAAAATGTCGGTAGAGACGGCACTACAAACTTAGGCTTTACAGTACCTGAAAATGAGCTTCATAAAGCTTATGAAATAATTCAAAAAGTAAATCCGAATAGCGGCGAAGTAATAGAATCCGATAACGAAATTGTAAAAGTTTCAATCGTAGGAGTCGGAATGAAGAGTCATAGCGGCGTAGCGAGCCTTGCTTTTCAAACATTGGCTGATGAGGGAATAAATATACAAATGATCTCAACAAGCGAAATCAAAATTTCAATGATAATAAATGAAAAATACGGCGAACTTGCTGTAAGAGCTCTTCACAAAGCTTATAATTTGGATAAATAA
- a CDS encoding HobA family DNA replication regulator, producing the protein MRDIFKWGIEFTQKNKNLDWFEIKRESFMPLLAINLHHLLNGKVFIILSDDDRAWFCDYFIYKINCSQTRPIFPFFKLNALYPKFTNTTPKEQIALICDMLNIVFDDNIVCFYIGKTGTGSYALTKNFENNFLWIIDDTIENSFYLSSKGENLDNQLIELTKIFDSAINAVLFEEVAL; encoded by the coding sequence ATGCGCGATATTTTTAAATGGGGCATAGAATTTACTCAAAAAAATAAAAATTTAGACTGGTTTGAAATCAAAAGAGAGAGTTTTATGCCTTTGCTTGCTATAAATTTGCATCATTTGCTAAATGGAAAAGTTTTTATCATTTTAAGCGATGATGATAGAGCATGGTTTTGTGACTATTTTATATATAAAATAAATTGTAGCCAAACTCGTCCTATTTTTCCTTTTTTTAAGTTAAACGCACTTTATCCGAAATTTACAAATACAACTCCAAAAGAGCAAATAGCACTCATTTGCGATATGTTAAATATCGTATTTGACGATAATATAGTTTGCTTTTATATAGGAAAAACAGGAACAGGTTCATATGCGCTTACTAAAAATTTTGAAAACAATTTTTTATGGATTATTGATGATACGATAGAAAACAGCTTTTATCTAAGCTCAAAAGGCGAAAATCTGGATAATCAGCTAATTGAGCTGACTAAAATTTTTGACAGCGCGATAAATGCCGTGCTTTTTGAAGAAGTAGCACTTTGA
- a CDS encoding DNA polymerase III subunit delta' gives MKLSHIVLTNDFENYKISLINSLGANNLRFFECDDFKVEDAKNVIAEAYIAEISEKYIIIKAQKFGIEAQNTLLKILEEPPRNIIFIIITNSLNSLLPTIRSRLLVKNFLSSKIQEPTGINFKKLTLKEALEFIDEKISLEKVGEFDKFKLRDCICQITKEALAYGINFSENELEYIDKLVYLANTNCKTHAVLTPLLLMMQEKI, from the coding sequence TTGAAATTAAGCCATATCGTTCTTACAAACGATTTTGAAAATTATAAAATTTCACTTATAAACTCTCTTGGAGCAAACAACTTACGTTTTTTTGAATGCGACGACTTTAAAGTGGAAGATGCCAAAAACGTTATAGCCGAAGCTTATATAGCAGAAATCAGCGAAAAATACATAATAATAAAAGCGCAAAAATTCGGCATCGAAGCTCAAAACACTTTGCTTAAAATTTTGGAAGAACCGCCAAGAAATATAATTTTTATAATCATCACAAACTCGCTAAATTCGCTTTTGCCGACAATCAGATCGCGACTTTTGGTTAAAAATTTTTTATCGTCAAAAATACAGGAACCAACAGGAATAAATTTTAAAAAACTGACTTTAAAAGAAGCGCTTGAGTTTATAGATGAAAAAATTTCATTGGAAAAAGTCGGAGAATTTGATAAATTCAAGCTTAGAGATTGTATTTGTCAAATTACAAAAGAAGCACTTGCTTATGGTATAAATTTCAGTGAAAACGAGCTTGAATACATCGACAAACTAGTATATTTGGCAAATACAAATTGCAAAACACACGCCGTTCTGACGCCGCTTTTGCTGATGATGCAGGAGAAAATATGA